From the genome of Electrophorus electricus isolate fEleEle1 chromosome 14, fEleEle1.pri, whole genome shotgun sequence:
TGTTTTAATGTGccaaatacaatataataataataataataataataataataataataataataatattaaactttatttgtatagcacattCTTAAACATTGTGTACAAAATGCTTTACAGAGAATAGAATGAATGGAGGAGTTATACGTCTTATTAAATCCTGAGATCTATTGCCTCAGAAAGGTGTTCGCCACAGTAGAGAGAAGAGAATGAAAGGCTTTAAAGAAGACAGGAAAATaactaatataatttaaaattaagttttaaactttaattaaTGAGTACCTTTATTTAAAGGTCATTTAAAACCACATTTCTGCCTATCAAGAAGGTAAGAGTGCAGAAGCATTGAAAACAGTCACACAGTTAAAAAGAGCAAAGGCTTTTGGGTAAGGGGTTTACTCTTTTTAACTGTGCAACTGTTTTTAATGCTTCTGTCACTCTTATCTGCAATAATTCTGCACTAATTATCTGCAATAATTAAGATGCTTTGCATCCTCTCAGGGATTAAGTAGAGACTGATATCCTTTCTGACTGAGAGGACGCAAAGCATCTTAATTATTGCATTTTTGATTTGCAACAACCACAAACACTTATAGCAACACAGTTTTATCTCAGTCCCTGAGAGGATATCAGACTTCTCACAGTCATTAACAGCTTTGGCAGCTCAGTCATCTCTCATTCCCTGAGAGGATGTCAGTATTTATTACTTCCCTGACATGATGCCAGTATTTACTTGTTCCCTGAGAGGATGTCAGTATTTATTCATTCCCTGACTGGAGGCAGGGCAGTTATGAAAAAAAGTCTTTGTAATTTGCTAATGTTAATGTAccatatatgatatgatatcaTTATTACTGGACTATTGCACCTGAAATTTACCTGATAATGTGTCTCAGATGTCTATTCTGAACGGTGTATCTGATGATATTATTATCTGATATTTAAACTAGAAATATAAGATAAGGGAATTGTGTGATGTATGATCATTCTAAGTAAGTCTTTAAATGCAATTAATGCGCAGTCAGGCAGGGGTGGACACACAAAGTCAAAGATGGTTTATTAAAATcaggaacagaaacaggacTTGACATAATCAACCAAAAGCCAATAACCAATGGAAACAAGACTTTAACCAAGGGAGGTACTCGAtatgaaaacaaagaacaaacctAAGTAACAGGGCaacatgaaatataaacaagaaGCACAAAGAGGATGAAAACGACAAACCATTaaggaacagaaaaaagaagGCAGGAAGGTTAATAAGGATGACCAGCAATGCAAAACAGAAACCCAGAGGcattatgtacacacacaaggtaGCTAAGAGTCTGTCGCTAGAGGAGGGGCATTGATTATTAAATGAAACACTATGAGCTATGCTATGAGCTTTCATCACCATCCCTAATCCATgaccaaaaatattaaaatattatttaaattttcatttattttataagtaTCTTATTGCTGGATAATTTAAGTTCTtgcacttttaattaattatgctTGTTTTAATCAATTTCCAGACATCAGCACGGCTATAGTCCCCACTAATGGCACTATGTCTAGCGTTACGCAGTCCAGAAGCACTAACGGTAAGTAATCACCTCTGACTTGGTGGTCACATATGACTTGCATCATATGTATTCAGGCTCAGTCAAGTCTTCTGAATGTAATTCACTTCCAGCGTCAACTGTAAGAAAATAACTCTTCAGTCTTTTGTTTCAAAAGTCAGTACTGAAAAAAACATGGTGCTCATTAGAGAAGATCTCTGTTGCATGTTTTTATCAAAACATTGTGATTATCAAGactatatataaactatatagcATTAAAATCAGTGATTTTTATGAATTCTTTATAATCTCCTTTATGTCACCTGTATGTCAAAAATACACTAGGCTCAAACTGGGTTTAAACCATGCCAAACCTGAGGATCTCATGATTAAATCCAATGATTCATGAAGATTTATATTTGTTCATGCTTGCTAATGACTTTTAATAACTAATTTTCAGCTGTCAACACCATAACACCTACATTGAGGAGCACCACTATCACATCAATAAATAATGGTAAGTAAACAACTCTCATTTGAGGTGTTATGTATGACCCTGTAGTGTTTGTATTCATGTCTTGTGAACTTTGCACATATCATGAGTTCCTTGCAATCTTCAAAAGTCGTATTTCCatggaataaattattttacaagTCTTAAAACTGggattaaaatattgttttcatgtcTTGTTTGTATGCAATAAATACACTAGGCTCAAACTGGGTTTAAACCATGCTACAGCTGAGGTTCTTGTGATTAAATGCATtgattcatgaatatttttatttattcattttgactaATAACTTTTAATAACTAATTTTCAGCTGCCAGCACCATAACACCTACATCCAGGGGCACCACTATGCCATCAGGAACCAATGGTAAGTAAACAATGTTCATTTGAGTTGTTCTATATgactgtgtagtgtttatattcatgtcttgtatgtattgtattgttGCTATTAAAGGTCTTGTCAACTTTGCATATATTATGAGTTCCTTATAATCTCATATATATCTCTTCTGTATGTAATAAATACACTAGCCTCAAATTGGGTTTAAACCATGCTACATCTGAGGTTCTCATGAATAAATGCATTGatgtatgaatatttatatttattcattttgactaATAACTTGTAACAACTAATTTTCAGCCATCAACACCATAACACCTACATCCAGGGGCACCACTATCCCATCAGGAACCAATGGTAAGTAAACAACCTTCATTTGAGTTGTTCTATATGactgtgtagtgtttgttttcatgtcttgTTTGTATGCTATAAATACACTAGGCTCAAACTGGGTTTAAACCATGCTACAGCTGAGGGTCTTGTGATTAAATGCATtgattcatgaatatttttttattcattttgactaATAACTTTTAATAACTCATTTTCAGCTGTCAACACCATAACACCTACATCCAAGGGCACCACTATCCCATCAGGAACCAATGGTAAGTAAACAACCTTCATTTAAATTGTACTATATGACTCTGTAGTGTTTGTATTCACATCTTGTATGTATTGCATTGTTACTATTAAGGTCTTGTCAACTTTGCATAAATTATGAGTTCCTTATAATCTCCTATATGTCTTATGTATGTAGTAAATACACTAGGCTCAAACTGGGTTTAAACCATGCTATAGCTGAGGGTCTCATGATTAAATGCATtgattcatgaatatttttatatattcattttgaCTAATAACTTTTAATAACTCATTTTCAGCCATCAACACCATAACACCTACATCCAGGGGCACCACTATCCCATCCAGAAATAATGGTAAGTAAACAACTTTCATTTGAGTTGTTCTATATGactgtgtagtgtttgttttcatgacTTGTTTGTATGCAATAAATACACTAGGCTCAAACTGGGTTTAAACCATGCTACAGCTGAGGGTTGTGTGATTAAATGCATCgattcatgaatatttttttattcactttgaCTAATAACTTTTAATAACTCATTTTCAGCTGCCAGCACCATAACACCTACATCCAGGGGCACCACTATCCCATCAGGAACTAATGGTAAGTAAACAACCTTCATTTGAGTTGTTCTATATGactgtgtagtgtttgttttcatgtcttgTTTGTATGCTATAAATACACTAGGCTCAAACTGGGTTTAAACCATGCTACAGCTAAGGGTCTTGTGATTAAATGCATtgattcatgaatatttttatttattcattttgactaATAACTTTTAATAACTCATTTTCAGCCATCAACACCATAACACCTACATGCAGGGGCCCCACTATCCCATCCAGAAATAATGGTAAGTAAACAACTTTCATTTGAGTTGTTCTATATGactgtgtagtgtttgttttcatgacTTGTTTGTATGCAATAAATACACTAGGCTCAAACTAGGTTTAAACCATGCTACAGCTGAGGGTCTTGTGATTAAATGCATtgattcatgaatatttttttattcattttgactaATAACTTTTAATAACTCATTTTCAGCTGTCAACACCATAACACCTACATCCAAGGGCACCACTATCCCATCAGGAACCAATGGTAAGTAAACAACCTTCATTTAAATTGTACTATATGACTCTGTAGTGTTTGTATTCACATCTTGTATGTATTGCATTGTTACTATTAAGGTCTTGTCAACTTTGCATAAATTATGAGTTCCTTATAATCTCCTATATGTCTTATGTATGTAGTAAATACACTAGGCTCAAACTGGGTTTAAACCATGCTATAGCTGAGGGTCTCATGATTAAATGCATtgattcatgaatatttttatttattcattttgactaATAACTTTTAATAACTCATTTTCAGCCATCAACACCATAACACCTACATCCAGGGGCACCACTATCCCATCCAGAAATAATGGTAAGTAAACAACTTTCATTTGAGTTGTTCTATATGactgtgtagtgtttgttttcatgacTTGTTTGTATGCAATAAATACACTAGGCTCAAACTGGGTTTAAACCATGCTACAGCTGAGGGTCGTGTGATTAAATGCATCgattcatgaatatttttttattcactttgaCTAATAACTTTTAATAACTCATTTTCAGCTGCCAGCACCATAACACCTACATCCAGGGGCACCACTATCCCATCAGGAACTAATGGTAAGTAAACAACCTTCATTTGAGTTGTTCTATATGactgtgtagtgtttgttttcatgtcttgTTTGTATGCTATAAATACACTAGGCTCAAACTGGGTTTAAACCATGCTACAGCTAACGGTCTTGTGATTAAATGCATtgattcatgaatatttttatttattcattttgactaATAACTTTTAATAACTCATTTTCAGCCATCAACACCATAACACCTACATGCAGGGGCCCCACTATCCCATCCAGAAATAATGGTAAGTAAACAACTTTCATTTGAGTTGTTCTATATGactgtgtagtgtttgttttcatgacTTGTTTGTATGCAATAAATACACTAGGCTCAAACTAGGTTTAAACCATGCTACAGCTGAGGGTCTTGTGATTAAATGCATtgattcatgaatatttttttattcattttgactaATAACTTTTAATAACTCATTTTCAGCTGTCAACACCATAACACCTACATCCAGGGGCACCACTATCCCATCAGGAACTAATGGTAAGTAAACAACCTTCATTTGAGTTGTTCTATATGactgtgtagtgtttgttttcatgtcttgTTTGTATGCTATAAATACACTAGGCTCAAACTAGGTTTAAACCATGCTACAGCTGAGGGTCTTGTGATTAAATGCATtgattcatgaatatttttttattcattttgactaATAACTTTTAAT
Proteins encoded in this window:
- the LOC113576889 gene encoding mucin-2-like; this translates as MLRASGSGLAGRLCVPACSDFKLQFVDMQNLILLRVSLLLLINDISTAIVPTNGTMSSVTQSRSTNAVNTITPTLRSTTITSINNAASTITPTSRGTTMPSGTNAINTITPTSRGTTIPSGTNAVNTITPTSKGTTIPSGTNAINTITPTSRGTTIPSRNNAASTITPTSRGTTIPSGTNAINTITPTCRGPTIPSRNNAVNTITPTSKGTTIPSGTNAINTITPTSRGTTIPSRNNAASTITPTSRGTTIPSGTNAINTITPTCRGPTIPSRNNAVNTITPTSRGTTIPSGTNAVNTITPTSRGTTIPSGTNAVNTIIPTSRGTTMPSGANAVNTITPTFRGTSTT